Genomic segment of Xanthobacter dioxanivorans:
TGCAGCGCTCGGGGTGCCGGCAGCCTTCCGAGATCCGGCTCGCCAGCAGGCCCGAGGACGAGGAGGCGATCACCACCTCGGGTGGCAGCACCGCATCCATGGCGGGAAACAGCTTCTGCTTGATCTCGTAGCGCTCCGGCGCGTTTTCCTGCACGAAGTCGGCGCCCGTCACCGCTGCCACCGGGTCCGGCTCGAAGCGCCAGCGCGTCGGGTCGATCTCGCCTTCGACGCCGAGCTCGGCGAGGATCGGCCAGGCGGCGGAGATGAGGCGCTGGGTGGCCTCCGCCGCGCCCGGGGCGGGATCGCTCACCACCACGTCGAGGCCGCGGGAGAGGAACAGGGCCGCCCAGCTCGCGCCGATGGTGCCGGCGCCGATGACGGCGACGCGGCGGATTTCCGGACTGGCGGCTTGCGACATGGGAGGCTCCTTGTTGTGGCCCGAGGGTGGTCCGCAGCGGTTCTATCAGGACCCGCGCCGGGCCGGCATACATGCAAAGGTATGGCTGGGTTTCCCCCCGCGGGCCCCGGCCGGGGGCACTTCAGCGCGGCACTTCGGCAAGGAGGTCGCGTACGCCGAGCCAGATGATCTGGACGCCGATGGCAAACAGGATGAAGGCGAACAGGCGCACCAGCACGTTGGTGCCGTTCTTGCCGAGCACCCGCTCGATGGCGGGGGCGTTGCGGAAGGCGAAATAGACGGTGAGCGCCACCGCGAGCAGGCCGGCGACGGCACCCGCGAGGCTCGCCGCCGACATGATGGCGTCGGTCCGCCATGTCGGCTTGTGGCTGGCGGCGAGGGCGATGGTGGTGGCGATGGAGCCGGGTCCCACCGTGAGCGGCAGGGTGAGCGGATAGAACGCCTCGCCCTGGGCGCGCACGTC
This window contains:
- a CDS encoding MarC family protein → MSYVSNAFNIFITVFAALFPIVNPLGGAPIFLNFVRKCSPDVREQLARSVALYGFLLLLGSLIVGAQVLLFFGITLPVLRVAGGVVVTAVGWNLLHRGDEPANRAEGEELDDVRAQGEAFYPLTLPLTVGPGSIATTIALAASHKPTWRTDAIMSAASLAGAVAGLLAVALTVYFAFRNAPAIERVLGKNGTNVLVRLFAFILFAIGVQIIWLGVRDLLAEVPR